In the Paenibacillus sp. FSL H7-0357 genome, one interval contains:
- a CDS encoding DUF1257 domain-containing protein — translation MSHFTTLQTTIKNIEAVRMACRELGLELVQEGQARGYGGRTINGDYVIKCKGPYDVVLNKQQDGHYGIITDWYRGHVAKEIGEGGGRLLQTYGVVLATMEARKLGYSVTRQSMPDGSVKVVLTQAVSGGGGEL, via the coding sequence GTGTCACATTTCACAACTTTGCAGACAACCATTAAAAATATCGAGGCGGTCCGTATGGCGTGCCGGGAACTCGGATTAGAACTTGTGCAAGAAGGCCAGGCGCGGGGCTATGGGGGACGAACGATTAACGGAGATTATGTCATCAAATGCAAAGGACCGTATGACGTTGTTTTGAATAAGCAGCAGGACGGCCACTACGGGATTATCACCGACTGGTATCGGGGACATGTGGCCAAAGAAATCGGTGAGGGTGGAGGCCGCCTTCTGCAAACATACGGTGTAGTTCTAGCCACTATGGAGGCCCGCAAATTGGGTTATTCGGTAACCCGTCAATCCATGCCCGACGGGTCGGTGAAAGTGGTGTTAACTCAAGCAGTATCAGGCGGAGGAGGGGAGCTGTGA
- a CDS encoding ABC transporter substrate-binding protein: MKSKKIVLLMVVFLFALASTLAGCGSNNTKENSNGNTPSETQSASPTESGDQTGDKLDPVKLKVYLIGGPQRDLPKVQEEMNKYLTDKINATVDITMIDWGDYSKRLPVITASGENYDIAFTSSWAFDYLPNATRGAFLPINDLLEKYGQDIIKELDPRFLTGSQVNGKNYAVPVNKELASQWVWRFNKQYADKYKMDITKIRTLEDLEPYLKQIKEGEPADITPLAVPKGFKPYMPFDFLLGDEFPVGMNMNSTDGKYVNILESDELKSSLKTIRKYYQAGYLRKDVATLEGIDNIKTGKWFADREQTQPYAELGWSRSAGYDIVTSPMQDPVIFTGSATGSMHAISANSKNPERAMMFLNLLNTDKYLRNLINYGIEGTHYKKISEDVIEDLPAMKDGYQMPGFALGNLFLTYSHKEDPADKWEAFKEFNNSAKVAPSFGFNFNPDPVKTEVASISAIVKEFYPPIMTGAVDPDEHLPKAISKMKAAGLDKVIAEAQKQYDEWKAANK; encoded by the coding sequence ATGAAGTCCAAGAAAATTGTATTGCTGATGGTTGTGTTTCTGTTTGCACTTGCTTCCACGTTGGCTGGCTGTGGCAGCAACAACACGAAGGAGAATAGTAATGGGAATACGCCGTCCGAGACCCAATCGGCTAGTCCAACGGAATCCGGCGACCAGACCGGGGATAAGCTGGACCCGGTGAAGCTCAAGGTATACCTGATCGGTGGTCCACAGCGTGACCTGCCAAAGGTTCAAGAGGAAATGAATAAATACCTGACGGACAAAATCAACGCAACCGTCGACATCACAATGATTGACTGGGGCGACTACTCGAAACGGTTGCCGGTTATCACTGCTTCCGGGGAGAATTACGATATCGCGTTTACCTCATCCTGGGCTTTTGACTACCTGCCGAACGCGACTCGGGGTGCATTTTTGCCAATCAATGATTTGCTGGAAAAATACGGTCAGGACATCATAAAAGAGCTCGACCCGCGTTTCCTGACTGGATCGCAGGTGAATGGAAAAAATTATGCTGTGCCGGTGAACAAGGAGCTGGCTTCGCAATGGGTATGGCGTTTTAACAAACAGTATGCCGACAAGTACAAGATGGATATTACAAAAATCCGCACCCTAGAGGATCTCGAACCTTATTTGAAACAAATCAAGGAAGGCGAGCCGGCTGACATTACACCACTGGCCGTACCGAAAGGCTTCAAGCCTTATATGCCGTTCGACTTCCTCCTGGGCGATGAGTTCCCGGTTGGTATGAATATGAATTCAACGGATGGCAAATACGTCAATATCCTTGAATCCGACGAACTAAAAAGCTCGCTCAAAACCATTCGCAAATACTATCAAGCCGGATATCTGCGCAAAGATGTTGCAACTCTGGAAGGCATTGATAACATCAAGACAGGCAAATGGTTTGCTGACCGCGAGCAAACGCAGCCTTATGCAGAATTGGGCTGGTCGAGAAGTGCGGGCTATGACATTGTGACCTCACCGATGCAGGATCCGGTTATCTTTACAGGCTCTGCAACCGGTTCTATGCACGCAATCTCGGCGAATTCCAAAAACCCGGAGCGTGCGATGATGTTCTTGAACCTGCTCAATACGGACAAATATTTGCGCAATCTGATCAACTACGGTATCGAAGGCACGCATTATAAGAAGATCTCTGAAGACGTTATTGAAGATCTGCCGGCCATGAAAGACGGGTACCAGATGCCGGGATTTGCACTAGGCAATCTTTTCCTGACCTACAGCCACAAGGAAGACCCTGCGGATAAATGGGAAGCGTTCAAGGAGTTCAACAATTCCGCCAAGGTTGCTCCAAGCTTCGGCTTCAACTTCAACCCTGATCCAGTAAAGACCGAAGTAGCGTCCATCTCGGCGATCGTAAAAGAATTCTATCCACCTATCATGACAGGTGCAGTCGACCCGGATGAACATCTGCCGAAGGCAATCTCCAAGATGAAAGCTGCCGGGCTGGACAAAGTCATAGCAGAAGCACAGAAGCAATACGACGAGTGGAAAGCAGCCAATAAATAA
- a CDS encoding ankyrin repeat domain-containing protein, translating to MAILTIEDFNRQAAGDLLRITRSETFQRIFVRQNSNLTQSEFEQLVEEFTGHLNCSAAQGEAFLVLMLHYLGIKYEPNPATVQSVSSPATAPQGIITKREFSKDEKRAFLEAVKQAKVETVATFVQQGYDLETKHRNKKTALLVAASENKSALVEYLISAGADVNAEDSENETALSYSIINRNEKLIELILPKSNVRSLDIALYACNRNDADPALVRKIVEAGGDPYSQKVWIPSPIMQAVNTGKVGILDTYITILKANGRPAELGNLMEELLKWYPKNAVYHLLIRHGAEKTYQDGTGRNLISLAITYNDIMLEDITSLDTYAEQERLAMITLLVQEGMDINQGDYMGRTPLHYAIGENNPTIASLLLKLGANPNQQDVYQKSPLQYATEKRYKELVTILSRAGGNTAQEFVQDADAGNIAPASVGRKISF from the coding sequence ATGGCGATACTCACGATTGAAGATTTTAACCGTCAAGCGGCCGGGGACTTACTACGAATTACCCGAAGCGAAACGTTTCAGAGAATTTTTGTCCGTCAAAACAGTAATTTAACCCAAAGCGAGTTCGAGCAACTCGTCGAAGAATTTACGGGTCACCTCAATTGTAGCGCAGCTCAAGGTGAAGCTTTTCTTGTGCTAATGCTTCATTATCTGGGCATCAAATACGAGCCTAACCCGGCAACAGTCCAGTCCGTGTCTTCGCCAGCTACAGCTCCACAAGGCATCATCACGAAGCGGGAATTCTCAAAGGATGAGAAGCGGGCCTTTCTTGAGGCAGTCAAGCAGGCAAAAGTCGAAACTGTAGCCACCTTCGTGCAGCAGGGCTATGATCTGGAAACAAAACACCGCAACAAAAAAACCGCCCTCTTGGTGGCCGCCTCCGAAAACAAATCGGCTCTTGTCGAATATCTAATCAGCGCGGGCGCCGATGTCAATGCGGAAGACTCGGAAAATGAAACAGCCTTAAGTTACTCGATCATCAACCGCAATGAGAAGCTCATCGAGCTGATTTTGCCTAAATCCAACGTTCGCTCTCTGGACATTGCACTGTATGCCTGCAACCGGAACGATGCAGATCCGGCTTTGGTACGCAAAATCGTGGAAGCGGGGGGAGATCCTTACTCTCAAAAGGTATGGATTCCTTCTCCCATCATGCAGGCTGTCAATACGGGGAAAGTTGGGATTCTGGATACATATATCACTATTTTAAAAGCAAACGGACGTCCCGCAGAACTCGGGAATCTCATGGAAGAACTCCTAAAATGGTACCCGAAAAATGCGGTCTATCATCTGCTGATCAGACATGGAGCTGAGAAAACTTATCAAGATGGCACGGGGCGGAACTTGATCAGTCTTGCCATAACATACAACGATATTATGTTGGAAGACATCACTTCCTTGGATACATATGCGGAGCAGGAACGCCTGGCGATGATCACTCTTCTTGTGCAGGAAGGTATGGATATAAATCAGGGCGATTATATGGGGAGAACCCCGCTTCATTACGCTATTGGCGAAAACAATCCAACGATCGCTTCACTCTTGCTAAAATTAGGCGCGAATCCCAATCAACAAGATGTTTATCAAAAATCGCCGCTGCAGTATGCCACAGAAAAACGATATAAAGAGCTGGTAACCATCTTGTCCCGGGCCGGCGGGAATACGGCGCAAGAATTCGTACAAGATGCTGACGCTGGTAATATAGCCCCGGCCAGTGTTGGCCGGAAGATTTCTTTTTGA
- a CDS encoding endo-beta-N-acetylglucosaminidase — protein MKKIGAGFIFLVMMCAALSTSAFAKQPYSSYWFPEQLLQWSPASDPDAAFNRSTVPLQDRFVGAGVNSHATKAPKVMALSALNSGTSGVPSQGSDKFGANTFTYWQYVDKLVYWGGSAGEGIIVPPSADTIDAAHKNGVPIIGTVFFPPTVYGGKYEWVKQMLQQNSDGSFPAADKLIQVAKYYGFDGWFINQETEGGTPADAQQMKAFLSYLESHKSTSMHIVWYDSMTKEGSISWQNALNDKNVMFLQDNGKQITDSMFLNFWWKDLKSSAEKATSLGRSPFDLYAGIDVEAKGYDTKVNWKLLLPEGEPAVTSLGIYRPDWAFNSAESMEDFFIRENKFWVGPNGNPGNTASSQAWKGIANDVVEASPVNELPFITSFNTGSGQKYYVRGKQVRDKGWNNRSLQDILPTWRWIADSKGTPLTPVLDWSDAYYGGSSLKVSGVLSHDNATHLKLYKTDLKIEASTKLAVTYKTQSKPSLKVGLAFADHPDQFVFLNVKDKTSPGWTTETLNLTPYKGKRIMALSLYFDSKDTISDYAIQIGQLSIQNANDPIQQLPAVREFKATQSDFRNGIYGDARLQWKPLDQQVKQYEIYRVLPDGNEVLMGATPNHVFYVPEMRRIDKEAVTVLKVVAVNGRYEQGQATSVKISWPAYPKPAAEFKADRTLVAPGESVNFTDLSTEVTEGWSWTFESGSPAISTSKNPVVTFNQEGVYSVTLTATNSSGQDTVTKKALITVSKEAGAVKNLALGKTATADHACGEKEGAPNAVDGKVSDNSKWCALGNLPHWLQVDLGAEHPISTFVIKHAESGGEWSGFNTSDYTIQVSSDGTNWADAVKVQGNTAAETTDAIALVKARYVKLIITKPSQGADTAARIYEFEVKGL, from the coding sequence ATGAAAAAGATAGGTGCAGGTTTTATCTTCTTAGTTATGATGTGCGCTGCATTATCCACTTCTGCGTTTGCAAAACAGCCTTATTCATCCTATTGGTTTCCAGAGCAATTGCTTCAGTGGAGTCCGGCATCCGACCCGGATGCAGCATTCAACCGCAGTACAGTCCCGCTGCAGGACCGCTTTGTGGGAGCAGGAGTCAACTCGCATGCGACTAAAGCGCCGAAGGTTATGGCTTTATCGGCACTCAATTCGGGAACAAGTGGAGTACCCTCACAGGGCTCGGACAAATTCGGGGCAAACACGTTTACCTATTGGCAATATGTTGACAAACTAGTCTATTGGGGCGGCTCGGCCGGCGAAGGGATCATCGTGCCTCCAAGCGCCGATACGATCGACGCAGCTCATAAGAATGGCGTGCCGATCATTGGAACGGTGTTCTTCCCGCCAACTGTGTATGGCGGGAAATATGAATGGGTGAAGCAGATGCTTCAGCAGAACAGCGACGGCTCCTTTCCTGCCGCTGACAAGCTGATCCAGGTTGCGAAGTATTACGGATTTGACGGCTGGTTCATTAACCAGGAGACTGAGGGTGGTACGCCGGCTGACGCACAGCAAATGAAAGCTTTCCTGAGTTATCTTGAATCGCACAAGTCTACATCTATGCACATCGTATGGTACGATTCCATGACCAAAGAAGGCAGTATCAGTTGGCAGAATGCACTAAATGACAAAAATGTGATGTTCCTGCAGGACAATGGGAAGCAAATAACAGACAGCATGTTCCTGAACTTCTGGTGGAAGGATCTTAAAAGCTCGGCAGAGAAGGCCACAAGCTTGGGCAGAAGTCCGTTTGACCTATATGCAGGCATTGATGTTGAAGCCAAGGGTTACGATACGAAGGTGAACTGGAAGCTGCTGCTCCCGGAAGGAGAGCCTGCAGTCACTTCTCTGGGTATTTACCGCCCGGACTGGGCTTTTAACAGCGCAGAGAGTATGGAGGATTTCTTCATCCGCGAGAACAAATTCTGGGTGGGACCAAACGGAAATCCGGGCAATACCGCGAGCAGCCAAGCCTGGAAAGGAATCGCGAACGATGTGGTCGAAGCATCCCCTGTAAATGAGCTGCCCTTCATCACCAGCTTCAATACTGGAAGCGGACAGAAATATTATGTTCGAGGGAAGCAGGTGCGCGATAAGGGATGGAACAACCGGAGCCTGCAGGATATCCTGCCGACATGGCGCTGGATCGCAGACAGCAAAGGAACACCGCTTACACCGGTACTCGATTGGTCCGATGCGTATTACGGCGGCAGTTCGCTGAAGGTATCAGGAGTGCTGAGCCATGACAATGCGACACATCTGAAGCTCTACAAGACAGATCTGAAGATCGAAGCAAGTACGAAGCTGGCGGTTACTTACAAAACGCAGAGCAAGCCGAGCCTGAAGGTTGGCCTTGCTTTCGCAGACCATCCCGACCAATTTGTCTTCCTTAACGTGAAGGATAAGACATCACCAGGCTGGACTACAGAAACATTGAATTTGACCCCTTATAAAGGGAAACGGATCATGGCGTTGTCACTGTATTTTGACTCCAAGGATACGATAAGTGATTATGCCATACAAATTGGCCAGCTCTCCATCCAAAATGCCAACGACCCGATTCAACAGCTCCCGGCGGTTCGAGAGTTTAAAGCCACTCAGTCCGATTTCCGCAATGGAATCTATGGAGATGCCAGATTGCAGTGGAAACCGCTTGATCAGCAGGTGAAGCAGTACGAAATCTATCGTGTACTGCCGGATGGCAATGAGGTGCTAATGGGTGCAACGCCAAATCATGTGTTTTATGTCCCTGAGATGAGAAGAATAGATAAAGAAGCGGTCACGGTATTGAAGGTCGTTGCGGTCAATGGAAGATACGAGCAAGGTCAGGCCACCAGCGTGAAGATCAGCTGGCCGGCCTATCCGAAGCCGGCTGCGGAGTTCAAAGCCGATCGGACGCTGGTGGCTCCAGGTGAGAGCGTAAACTTCACCGACCTGTCGACCGAAGTGACAGAAGGATGGTCATGGACCTTCGAAAGCGGAAGTCCTGCTATCAGCACCTCGAAGAACCCGGTGGTAACGTTCAATCAGGAAGGCGTGTATAGCGTGACACTGACTGCAACCAACAGCTCGGGCCAAGACACAGTGACGAAAAAGGCGCTCATCACCGTAAGCAAGGAAGCCGGTGCGGTGAAGAATCTGGCACTTGGCAAAACTGCAACAGCCGATCATGCCTGCGGGGAAAAGGAAGGAGCGCCTAATGCCGTAGACGGTAAAGTGTCGGACAACAGCAAATGGTGCGCACTTGGCAATCTGCCTCACTGGCTTCAAGTCGATCTGGGCGCCGAGCATCCTATCAGCACCTTTGTCATCAAGCATGCTGAGAGCGGAGGAGAGTGGTCCGGGTTTAATACCAGCGATTATACCATTCAGGTGAGCAGCGACGGTACGAACTGGGCCGATGCCGTCAAGGTCCAAGGAAACACGGCAGCCGAGACGACTGATGCGATTGCGCTAGTTAAAGCCCGCTATGTAAAATTAATCATTACTAAGCCCTCGCAGGGTGCCGATACAGCCGCGCGAATCTATGAGTTTGAAGTTAAGGGACTGTAA
- a CDS encoding 4Fe-4S single cluster domain-containing protein, with amino-acid sequence MNSRSPFNESVQDAEIQLLLHTSVTPYSLVNGPGLRSVIHLQGCTLACIGCFNPASHQPGIGIKMSIDELCKSIPNDVEGITVSGGEPFQQQDGLLLLLKKLRQHGYSIIVFSGYTQEEISKLPKGNSIMEYIDVLIDGRYEADQSADIGLRGSNNQVIHLLTDRYRMEDLQVRRTELTFLQDGTATLTGFPSGALRKIFSQIR; translated from the coding sequence ATGAATAGTAGATCACCATTTAATGAATCTGTTCAGGACGCCGAAATTCAGCTCCTGCTTCATACTAGTGTCACTCCTTACTCCCTGGTGAACGGCCCGGGGTTGCGTTCGGTCATACATTTGCAGGGTTGTACCCTCGCTTGCATTGGGTGTTTTAATCCGGCTTCTCACCAACCAGGAATCGGTATCAAAATGAGCATTGATGAGCTCTGCAAGAGTATTCCAAACGACGTGGAAGGCATAACCGTAAGCGGCGGGGAGCCTTTTCAACAACAGGATGGCTTGCTGCTACTGCTCAAGAAGCTACGTCAACATGGATATTCCATCATCGTGTTCAGCGGGTATACCCAAGAGGAAATTTCCAAGTTACCGAAAGGGAATAGTATTATGGAGTATATCGATGTGCTGATCGACGGCCGCTATGAGGCAGACCAGTCAGCTGATATTGGTCTGCGAGGGAGTAATAATCAGGTAATCCACCTTTTGACGGACCGTTATCGGATGGAGGATCTGCAGGTTCGCCGGACAGAGCTAACTTTCCTGCAAGATGGCACAGCTACGTTGACAGGGTTTCCAAGCGGGGCCTTACGAAAGATTTTTAGTCAAATAAGATAA
- a CDS encoding AAA family ATPase, translated as MFDITSYLQAGYPTLWIRTWEEARALTQLAKVARDQSLKLKVWSITEGWISKDTGKRLEVTDPVEALNAVRDGEDSSLYVFLSFHFYLGSPEVLQKIKDLIPIAKSRGRHLVFLSCRVDLPPEIEKEITLIDIPLPKIDELSSVLDSVLESVPQSIQIDDRKALLENALGLTCAEAENVFALSLVRYKSFSTDAIRNVQLEKSNVIRKSGLLEFIPAELTTEEIGGLDLLKSWLSERKRAFSEEAQAFGLPNPKGVLVVGVPGSGKSLSAKAISSAWNLPLLRFDIGKVFGSLVGQSEEQMRRALNLAETISPCILWIDELEKGMAGLQTSGSSDSGVTARVLGTFLTWMQEKSRPVFVFATANNVNALPPEMLRKGRFDELFYVDLPNELERKDILRIHLKKRRRNPDVFDLGQLARESDGFGGAEIEQAIVSGLYRAFSEHRDLQTGDILEAYRATKPLSQIMKSHVERIREWGMANARPASSSMIEINGDDNKRRLFI; from the coding sequence ATGTTTGATATCACCAGTTACCTGCAAGCCGGTTACCCGACATTATGGATTCGTACATGGGAGGAAGCGCGGGCGTTAACGCAATTGGCCAAAGTAGCCCGAGATCAGTCCCTTAAACTGAAAGTGTGGTCAATTACCGAAGGCTGGATAAGCAAAGATACGGGGAAACGGCTGGAAGTAACAGACCCTGTAGAAGCGCTTAATGCGGTGAGGGACGGCGAGGATTCGAGTCTCTACGTGTTTCTCAGCTTTCATTTCTATCTGGGGAGTCCCGAAGTGCTGCAAAAGATTAAGGATCTTATCCCGATCGCCAAAAGCCGCGGCCGCCATCTTGTGTTTCTCTCCTGCCGCGTAGACCTTCCCCCAGAAATTGAAAAAGAAATTACACTAATCGATATTCCTCTACCCAAAATAGATGAATTATCCTCAGTACTGGACAGTGTTCTAGAATCTGTTCCTCAATCTATTCAGATAGATGATCGCAAGGCACTGTTGGAAAATGCACTGGGCCTCACTTGCGCGGAGGCGGAAAATGTTTTCGCTCTGTCACTTGTCCGCTACAAAAGCTTTTCGACCGACGCAATTCGTAACGTCCAGCTTGAAAAATCAAATGTCATACGAAAGTCGGGGCTGCTCGAGTTCATACCGGCAGAGCTTACAACGGAAGAAATCGGCGGTCTGGATTTGCTCAAGTCATGGCTGTCTGAGAGAAAACGGGCTTTTTCCGAAGAAGCTCAAGCCTTCGGTTTGCCAAACCCAAAAGGAGTTCTGGTTGTAGGCGTGCCCGGCAGCGGTAAATCTCTTTCAGCCAAAGCTATTTCGAGCGCTTGGAACTTGCCACTGCTGCGCTTCGATATCGGGAAGGTATTCGGAAGCCTTGTAGGGCAGTCCGAGGAGCAGATGAGGCGGGCGCTGAATTTGGCCGAGACGATATCGCCTTGCATTTTATGGATCGATGAACTGGAGAAGGGGATGGCCGGACTGCAGACATCGGGCTCCTCAGATTCCGGTGTAACGGCGCGTGTACTTGGAACCTTCCTCACATGGATGCAAGAAAAGTCGCGGCCCGTTTTTGTATTCGCTACGGCGAATAACGTGAACGCCCTGCCCCCTGAAATGTTGCGGAAAGGGCGGTTCGATGAACTGTTTTATGTAGATCTGCCCAACGAGCTAGAGCGAAAGGATATTCTTCGCATTCATCTGAAAAAACGCAGGCGGAATCCGGACGTTTTCGATCTGGGACAGCTTGCCCGGGAAAGCGACGGTTTTGGTGGAGCCGAGATTGAGCAGGCAATCGTGTCCGGGCTCTATCGAGCTTTCAGTGAACATCGCGATTTGCAGACGGGTGACATCTTGGAAGCATATCGGGCAACCAAACCACTCTCGCAAATCATGAAGTCGCATGTCGAGCGTATCCGGGAATGGGGCATGGCGAATGCGCGTCCCGCCTCATCCAGCATGATAGAGATAAACGGCGACGATAATAAAAGACGCTTATTTATTTAA
- a CDS encoding carbohydrate ABC transporter permease, with protein sequence MNDLSESMERTLLYAPRKKTRDINAISPLWNFIFNVGVCLFALSCIFPFIFIIIISFTDEKTLAIDGFSILPKVLSLDAYRFLMRSGEQMVQSLGVTLAVTVIGTVLTLYLVSTYAYAISRKNFDQRRFFSFLAFFTMLFSGGLVPGYIVVTQVLHLRDSIWALIFPSILNAFYIIVMRTFFTTTVPDAIIESAKIDGATEFGIYTRIVLPISLPGIATIGLFSTLGFWNDWFNALLYIDNPNLIPLQTLLIRIQNNMDFIVQNSSQVVSYDIAATLPTETVRMAMVVLATLPIALAYPFFQKYFIQGLTIGSVKE encoded by the coding sequence ATGAATGACTTAAGCGAATCTATGGAGAGAACGTTGCTCTATGCTCCCAGGAAGAAGACCAGGGACATCAATGCGATTAGTCCATTATGGAATTTTATATTTAATGTGGGGGTGTGCTTATTCGCCCTATCCTGTATCTTCCCGTTTATTTTTATCATTATCATTTCCTTTACGGACGAGAAAACGTTGGCCATCGACGGATTTAGTATCCTGCCCAAGGTGCTCAGCCTGGACGCCTACCGGTTTCTGATGCGGTCCGGTGAGCAAATGGTCCAATCCTTGGGGGTGACTCTGGCCGTAACGGTCATTGGAACAGTTCTGACGCTGTATCTCGTTTCTACATATGCGTACGCAATTTCACGCAAGAACTTTGACCAGCGCCGGTTCTTCAGCTTTCTCGCTTTCTTCACCATGCTGTTCTCCGGGGGACTGGTCCCGGGATATATCGTAGTTACGCAAGTACTTCATTTGCGGGATTCCATCTGGGCGCTGATATTCCCATCCATTCTGAACGCATTCTATATTATCGTCATGCGCACCTTCTTTACGACGACTGTACCGGATGCGATCATCGAATCGGCCAAGATCGACGGAGCAACCGAATTTGGCATCTACACACGTATTGTGCTGCCAATCTCGCTGCCGGGTATTGCGACTATCGGGCTTTTCAGTACACTTGGATTCTGGAATGACTGGTTCAATGCGCTTCTGTATATTGATAATCCAAATTTAATTCCACTGCAAACACTTTTAATCCGGATTCAGAACAATATGGACTTCATCGTACAGAACAGCAGCCAGGTAGTATCTTACGACATTGCTGCGACCTTGCCGACAGAAACGGTCCGTATGGCGATGGTTGTGCTGGCTACGCTGCCAATCGCGCTGGCGTATCCGTTTTTCCAAAAGTATTTTATCCAAGGACTTACGATTGGTTCGGTTAAAGAATAA
- a CDS encoding DUF2997 domain-containing protein → MKQIVITVGPDGSVSIEAQNYKGTECDAATRPFELALGQITKKQRKPEFYSAKHGTMNKYEKLL, encoded by the coding sequence ATGAAGCAGATTGTCATAACGGTCGGACCCGACGGTTCCGTTTCGATCGAGGCTCAGAACTATAAGGGTACTGAATGCGACGCCGCGACCCGGCCATTCGAGCTTGCATTAGGACAGATAACGAAAAAACAGCGAAAGCCGGAATTTTATTCTGCGAAGCATGGAACTATGAACAAGTACGAAAAACTTTTATGA
- a CDS encoding ABC transporter permease: protein MLGILKKLMKNRAFLLLVLPGAAWFIIFAYLPMFGTIIAFKDFRIHPGGFLESVLKSEWVGFKNFEFLFSTDDAYIITRNTILYNVGLIMLGLVLAVTLAIIMNELLNKRLAKFYQTAMFMPYFLSWVIISYFVFSFLNVEKGVFNQLLVFFGEDPVSWYSETKFWPYFLIFLGLWKNAGYGSVVYLAAIAGIDRSYYEAAMIDGATKWNQIKFITLPMLRPLMIILTVLALGGIFRSDFGLFYQVPRDSGALYPVTNVIDTFVYRGLTIMGDTGMSTATGLYQSVVGLILVLLANYAVRKIEKDYAVF, encoded by the coding sequence GTGCTAGGCATCTTGAAGAAACTGATGAAGAATAGGGCGTTTCTTCTGCTGGTATTGCCGGGAGCAGCGTGGTTTATTATTTTTGCTTATTTGCCGATGTTTGGGACGATTATTGCCTTTAAGGATTTCCGGATTCATCCGGGAGGTTTTCTTGAAAGCGTTTTAAAAAGCGAGTGGGTCGGCTTCAAAAACTTCGAGTTTCTGTTCTCGACCGACGATGCTTATATCATAACGCGCAATACGATTCTTTATAACGTCGGTTTGATCATGCTTGGACTGGTTCTCGCGGTTACGCTTGCCATCATTATGAATGAGCTGTTGAATAAACGGCTGGCGAAATTTTACCAAACCGCAATGTTTATGCCGTATTTCCTCTCATGGGTTATTATTAGCTATTTTGTATTCTCGTTCCTCAATGTCGAAAAGGGCGTGTTCAATCAGCTTCTTGTCTTCTTTGGCGAAGATCCGGTCAGTTGGTACAGCGAGACGAAATTTTGGCCGTATTTTCTTATCTTTCTGGGTCTCTGGAAAAATGCCGGATACGGGAGCGTCGTCTATCTTGCAGCAATTGCCGGCATCGACCGCTCTTATTATGAGGCAGCAATGATCGACGGCGCTACCAAATGGAATCAGATCAAGTTTATTACACTGCCGATGCTGAGGCCGCTTATGATCATTTTGACAGTTCTGGCACTCGGCGGCATCTTCCGCTCGGATTTCGGCTTATTCTACCAGGTTCCGCGGGATTCCGGCGCATTGTATCCGGTCACCAACGTTATCGACACATTCGTGTATCGGGGGCTGACGATCATGGGCGATACAGGTATGAGTACGGCTACAGGCCTTTATCAATCCGTTGTCGGTTTGATTCTCGTTCTGCTCGCGAATTACGCTGTACGCAAAATTGAAAAAGATTATGCCGTATTCTAA